A region of Nerophis ophidion isolate RoL-2023_Sa linkage group LG28, RoL_Noph_v1.0, whole genome shotgun sequence DNA encodes the following proteins:
- the lg28h5orf15 gene encoding keratinocyte-associated transmembrane protein 2 has translation MASMEPSRKSIRAVSLLIYLHLLLGGCLGAPTNITTADVPTKKPESLSPTSGKNVTTQAELLSTPAGPKIPATTSANDSAPVKSQLPEINQTVTSQANDLVVIASSDSKPGQTPDESEPARSQETNANTLTNKSTTDRPATTKAASNPEATTVAASVTTPEPTKYTAEETTATDSKSLDTQSPTVLHDFELEMLQPAGKEGVEQYVEEDEDDEDDYGDSEDLDAQFHLEENEDDGKDQTLIRVEEPFGKQDVSYKGPAVYNTEDEDSHFFFHLVILAFLVAIIYITYHNKRKILMLAQSRRWKEGLCSRNTVDYHRLDQNVNEAMPSLKMTRDYIF, from the exons ATGGCGTCGATGGAGCCGAGTAGGAAGAGCATTCGCGCCGTCTCTTTGCTTATTTACCTCCACCTCTTGCTCGGTGGCTGCCTGGGGGCTCCGACGAACATCACTACAGCAG ATGTACCAACAAAGAAACCGGAAAGTCTTTCCCCCACAAGCGGAAAGAATGTAACCACACAAGCAGAACTTTTGTCAACCCCAGCCGGCCCCAAAATTCCGGCAACAACCTCCGCCAACGACTCAGCACCAGTGAAGAGCCAGCTCCCTGAAATCAACCAGACCGTGACCAGCCAAGCCAACGATCTGGTCGTCATCGCCTCCTCTGACAGCAAACCGGGGCAAACGCCTGATGAATCCGAGCCTGCCAGATCACAGGAAACCAATGCTAATACTCTGACCAATAAGTCCACAACTGACAGACCCGCCACTACCAAAGCCGCTTCCAACCCAGAAGCCACCACCGTGGCCGCCTCTGTCACAACCCCTGAACCTACCAAGTACACGGCCGAGGAGACCACCGCCACGGACTCCAAATCCTTGGACACTCAGAGTCCCACTGTCCTTCACGATTTTGAGCTGGAGATGTTGCAGCCCGCCGGAAAAGAAGGCGTAGAGCAATACGTGGAAGAGGACGAGGACGACGAGGACGATTATGGCGACAGCGAAGACCTGGACGCCCAATTTCACCTGGAGGAGAACGAGGACGACGGCAAAGACCAGACGCTGATCCGGGTGGAGGAGCCGTTCGGGAAGCAAGACGTCAGCTACAAGGGTCCCGCCGTCTACAACACGGAGGATGAGGACTCGCACTTCTTCTTCCATCTGGTCATCCTGGCCTTCCTGGTGGCCATCATCTACATCACCTACCACAACAAGAGGAAG ATCTTGATGCTAGCTCAAAGCCGCCGCTGGAAGGAAGGCCTTTGTTCCCGCAACACGGTGGACTACCACCGCCTGGACCAGAACGTCAACGAGGCCATGCCGTCCCTCAAGATGACCCGCGACTACATTTTTTGA